The Flavobacterium sp. 123 genome contains a region encoding:
- a CDS encoding acetyl-CoA carboxylase biotin carboxyl carrier protein subunit, giving the protein MSIGYKVNVNDTFHFDLEKKSISQLDAVSVEKNKFHILHENTPYKAEIISNNFHQKSYTVKVNSNTYTVVISNPLDILIKEMGFETAGSKQVNAIKAPMPGLILEISVVVGQSVKENDNLIILGAMKMENSFLSPRDGVIKSISVSMGDAVDKGQLLIEFE; this is encoded by the coding sequence ATGAGTATTGGCTATAAAGTAAACGTAAACGACACTTTTCATTTTGACTTAGAAAAGAAAAGTATTTCGCAATTAGATGCAGTGAGTGTGGAGAAAAATAAATTCCATATTCTGCACGAAAACACTCCTTATAAAGCTGAAATTATCAGCAATAACTTCCACCAAAAAAGCTATACTGTTAAGGTAAATAGCAACACCTATACCGTTGTTATTTCAAATCCATTAGATATTCTTATCAAAGAAATGGGTTTTGAAACCGCAGGAAGTAAACAAGTAAATGCTATAAAAGCACCTATGCCAGGCTTAATTCTTGAAATTAGTGTAGTAGTAGGGCAATCTGTAAAAGAGAATGATAACTTAATCATTTTGGGAGCTATGAAAATGGAGAATAGTTTTCTTTCTCCACGTGATGGAGTTATAAAATCGATATCAGTTAGTATGGGAGATGCAGTAGATAAAGGACAGTTGTTAATTGAATTCGAGTAG
- a CDS encoding response regulator: protein MKRVTSLNTYFKILLLIISTNLLFFLLYLSLYFYTIQEEKQFYKTTFNQYNKEVQSLFELNSQAHTARIVDVSFWDELVDFTKTKDKNWYDKFSFSQIDSYEVDYIGIYDLKGELIGESTTSNIKTSDFIPRKLLPGLYKSKLTKFYLKVPDGIVEVFGATIHPSNDPLKNKFKPSGYFFMARLLNKKFFENLGAISSSSVGFVDEQHLAKTTDNFVDVTLDLKDWENKSVSKILFQRSFNLNYRNSKDILFIIVFASIINILIYLYYTKKWVYNPLNLIKDILETGNTHAIHKLRKARGEFTNIANLFEENDNQQKQLELSKRKAEENDKLKSSFLANLSHEIRTPMNAIIGFSDLLHDADIEEKERLEYLKIIKNSGVNLVSIIEDLIEMSKIDARQILPNYKAVDIEACIHDLYDSIKVTIPKDKQIQFYVEENPENISGNILTDEVKLKQILINLITNAIKFTEKGSVSFGYTVNKMRGVLEFKVTDSGLGINENNLKIIFDRFRRLEDDYSVESSGLGLGLSITKAYVEMLGGRITVNSAIGVGSTFVFEIPLQYDLSEKKTPLISTIDVVPSNSGNQTILVAEDDNINFLLLKKILELKKYVVLRAINGQEAVDICKANSGVDLVFMDIKMPVLNGYEALKKIKEFLPNLPIIAQTAHSSLEDKEEMLQAGFTDYITKPLDKEKIFKLLEKIFT from the coding sequence ATGAAGAGAGTCACCAGTTTAAATACTTACTTTAAAATACTTTTGTTGATTATTTCAACTAATTTGTTGTTTTTTTTACTTTATCTTTCTCTTTATTTTTATACTATTCAAGAAGAAAAGCAATTTTATAAAACTACTTTCAATCAGTACAATAAAGAGGTACAGTCGTTATTTGAACTTAATTCACAAGCGCATACTGCAAGAATTGTTGACGTTTCCTTTTGGGATGAGTTAGTAGATTTTACTAAAACAAAAGATAAAAATTGGTATGATAAATTCAGTTTTAGTCAAATTGATTCTTATGAGGTTGATTATATTGGAATTTATGATTTAAAAGGAGAATTAATAGGAGAGTCAACAACTTCTAATATTAAAACATCTGATTTCATACCTAGAAAACTACTACCAGGACTTTATAAATCGAAGCTTACAAAATTTTATTTGAAAGTTCCAGATGGAATTGTTGAGGTTTTTGGTGCAACAATTCACCCTTCAAATGACCCTCTAAAAAATAAGTTCAAGCCATCTGGTTATTTTTTTATGGCCAGACTTCTAAACAAAAAGTTTTTTGAAAATTTAGGCGCTATAAGTAGTTCTTCTGTAGGCTTTGTTGATGAGCAACATTTGGCTAAAACTACGGACAACTTTGTTGATGTGACTTTAGATTTAAAGGATTGGGAAAATAAAAGTGTTAGTAAAATACTTTTTCAAAGATCTTTTAATTTGAATTATAGAAATTCAAAAGACATTCTTTTTATTATTGTTTTTGCCTCAATAATTAACATTCTCATTTATTTGTATTATACTAAAAAATGGGTTTACAATCCTTTGAATTTAATTAAAGATATTTTAGAAACAGGGAATACCCATGCAATACATAAATTAAGAAAAGCTCGAGGTGAGTTTACCAATATTGCAAATCTCTTTGAAGAGAATGACAACCAACAAAAACAGTTAGAATTGTCTAAGCGAAAAGCAGAAGAGAATGACAAATTAAAATCTTCTTTTTTAGCTAATTTATCACATGAAATCAGAACACCAATGAATGCCATTATTGGATTTAGTGATTTGCTTCATGATGCTGATATTGAAGAAAAAGAAAGACTAGAATATTTAAAAATTATAAAAAATAGTGGTGTCAATTTAGTTTCAATTATTGAAGATCTTATCGAGATGTCTAAAATTGATGCAAGACAAATTCTGCCAAATTATAAGGCAGTTGACATTGAAGCTTGTATTCATGATTTGTATGATTCTATAAAGGTTACAATCCCTAAAGACAAACAAATACAGTTTTATGTTGAAGAAAATCCTGAAAATATTTCAGGAAATATTTTGACGGATGAGGTAAAATTGAAACAGATTTTGATTAATTTAATTACAAATGCTATAAAATTTACTGAAAAAGGGAGTGTTTCTTTTGGTTATACAGTAAATAAAATGCGGGGAGTTTTAGAATTTAAAGTAACTGATTCAGGTTTAGGAATTAATGAGAATAACTTAAAAATAATTTTTGACAGATTCCGTAGACTCGAAGATGATTATTCAGTTGAATCAAGCGGACTAGGGCTTGGTTTATCTATTACAAAGGCTTATGTTGAAATGTTAGGAGGTAGAATAACAGTAAATTCAGCTATAGGAGTTGGTTCAACTTTTGTGTTCGAAATTCCTTTGCAATACGATTTAAGTGAGAAGAAAACTCCGTTAATTAGTACGATAGATGTTGTTCCTAGTAATTCTGGTAACCAAACCATATTAGTTGCAGAAGATGATAATATTAATTTTTTGTTGTTGAAAAAGATTTTGGAATTAAAAAAATATGTTGTTTTAAGGGCTATAAATGGTCAAGAAGCCGTAGATATTTGCAAGGCTAATTCTGGTGTTGATTTAGTTTTTATGGATATTAAAATGCCAGTATTAAATGGCTATGAAGCGCTTAAAAAAATTAAAGAATTCTTGCCAAATCTTCCTATAATTGCGCAAACAGCACACTCTTCATTAGAGGATAAAGAAGAAATGTTACAGGCAGGTTTTACAGATTATATTACAAAACCATTGGACAAAGAAAAAATCTTTAAATTATTAGAAAAAATCTTTACCTAA
- the accC gene encoding acetyl-CoA carboxylase biotin carboxylase subunit: protein MKKILVANRGEIAIRVMKTAQKMGIKTVAVYSTADRNAPHVKFADEAVCIGEAPSSQSYLLGSKIIEVAKSLNVDAIHPGYGFLSENADFAEEAEKNNIIFIGPKSKAIRIMGSKLAAKDAVKKYNIPMVPGYDEAITDVEKAKVVATQIGFPILIKASAGGGGKGMRVVETEVDFVAQMDRAISEAISAFGDGSVFIEKYVGSPRHIEIQVMADSHGNVLYLFERECSIQRRHQKVIEEAPSSVLTPELRKKMGEAAVLVAKSCDYLGAGTVEFLLDENNNFYFLEMNTRLQVEHPVTELISGTDLVEMQIKVARGEVLAIKQEDIQIKGHAMELRVYAEDPLNDFLPSVGHLDVYQLPEGKGVRVDNGFEQGMDIPIYYDPMLAKLITYAETREEAIQIMLKAIEGYQVEGVHTTLPFGKFVFEHEAFRSGKFDTHFVKKYYNAEMLKNQNAKEAEIAALVALKQYFEDQKIVRLPIQ, encoded by the coding sequence ATGAAAAAAATATTAGTTGCAAATAGAGGTGAAATTGCCATTAGAGTAATGAAAACTGCTCAAAAAATGGGGATTAAAACAGTAGCGGTATATTCTACTGCCGATAGAAATGCTCCTCATGTAAAATTTGCTGATGAAGCGGTTTGTATTGGCGAAGCACCTTCTAGTCAATCGTATTTATTGGGTAGCAAAATTATTGAAGTTGCTAAATCCTTAAACGTCGATGCGATTCATCCGGGTTATGGTTTTTTGAGTGAAAACGCTGATTTTGCAGAAGAAGCCGAAAAAAACAACATCATATTTATAGGCCCTAAGTCTAAGGCTATAAGAATTATGGGAAGTAAACTTGCAGCTAAAGATGCAGTTAAAAAATACAATATCCCCATGGTTCCAGGTTATGATGAGGCCATTACTGATGTTGAAAAAGCAAAAGTAGTTGCGACTCAAATAGGTTTCCCTATTCTGATTAAAGCCTCAGCTGGTGGTGGCGGAAAAGGAATGCGTGTAGTAGAAACAGAAGTTGATTTTGTTGCACAAATGGATCGCGCTATAAGTGAAGCAATTTCGGCTTTTGGCGATGGATCTGTTTTTATCGAAAAATATGTAGGATCTCCAAGGCATATCGAAATTCAAGTTATGGCTGATAGTCATGGTAATGTTTTGTATTTATTTGAAAGAGAATGTAGTATTCAGCGTCGTCATCAAAAAGTAATTGAAGAAGCACCTTCCTCTGTTTTAACACCTGAATTGAGAAAAAAAATGGGAGAAGCTGCTGTTTTAGTGGCAAAATCCTGTGATTATTTAGGAGCCGGAACAGTAGAGTTTTTATTGGATGAAAACAATAATTTTTACTTTCTTGAAATGAATACCCGTTTGCAAGTAGAGCATCCTGTTACAGAATTAATTTCGGGAACGGATTTAGTTGAAATGCAAATTAAAGTGGCAAGAGGAGAAGTTTTAGCAATAAAACAAGAAGACATACAAATCAAAGGACATGCAATGGAATTACGTGTTTATGCGGAAGATCCATTGAATGATTTTTTGCCAAGTGTGGGACATTTAGACGTGTATCAATTGCCCGAAGGGAAAGGTGTTCGCGTTGATAACGGTTTTGAGCAAGGCATGGATATTCCAATTTATTATGATCCAATGTTGGCAAAACTAATTACTTACGCTGAAACTCGTGAAGAAGCCATTCAAATTATGTTAAAAGCTATCGAAGGCTATCAGGTAGAAGGAGTTCATACTACTTTGCCTTTTGGGAAATTTGTTTTTGAACACGAAGCATTTCGATCTGGAAAATTTGATACCCATTTCGTTAAGAAATATTATAATGCTGAGATGTTGAAAAACCAAAACGCAAAAGAAGCTGAAATCGCTGCTCTAGTAGCGTTAAAACAATATTTTGAAGACCAAAAAATCGTACGCTTACCAATTCAATAA
- a CDS encoding aldo/keto reductase produces MKYNRCGKSGLLLPQIALGLWHNFGSVDNFENAESIAKTAFDKGITHFDLANNYGPIPGSAESNFGKILKNNFQGNLRDEIVITTKAGYTMWDGPYGDWGSRKYLLSSLDQSLKRMSLEYVDIFYSHRPDPETPMEETMMALDYAVRSGKALYAGISNYNAEQTKEATEILKRLGTPCLIHQVKYSMFVRQPEAGLLDVLEEKGVGCIAFSPLAQGLLTDKYLKGIPQNSRASNPNGHLKTNEVSEERIHKISQLNAIAQQRNQSLAQMALSWLLKDNRITSVLIGASSVGQLNNNIDSLKNLDFSKEELIAIEKVLE; encoded by the coding sequence ATGAAATACAACAGATGTGGAAAAAGTGGTTTGTTATTGCCTCAAATAGCATTGGGTTTATGGCATAATTTCGGCTCAGTAGATAATTTTGAAAATGCAGAAAGTATAGCCAAAACAGCCTTTGATAAGGGAATCACACATTTTGATTTGGCTAATAATTACGGCCCAATTCCAGGTTCTGCGGAAAGTAATTTTGGTAAAATTCTAAAAAATAATTTTCAAGGAAATTTGCGTGATGAAATTGTAATAACTACTAAAGCCGGCTATACAATGTGGGACGGCCCTTACGGGGATTGGGGTTCTCGAAAATACTTGTTGTCTAGTTTAGACCAAAGTTTAAAGCGAATGAGTCTTGAATATGTGGATATTTTTTATTCCCATCGTCCAGATCCAGAAACTCCGATGGAAGAAACAATGATGGCACTTGATTATGCTGTACGAAGTGGAAAAGCTTTGTATGCTGGAATTTCGAACTACAACGCAGAACAAACTAAGGAGGCCACTGAAATTCTGAAACGATTAGGAACACCTTGTTTGATTCATCAAGTGAAATATTCCATGTTTGTTCGTCAGCCTGAAGCAGGATTATTAGATGTTCTCGAAGAAAAAGGAGTAGGCTGTATTGCTTTTTCACCCTTGGCACAAGGGCTTCTGACCGATAAATACTTGAAAGGAATTCCTCAAAATTCAAGAGCTTCAAACCCCAATGGGCATTTGAAAACGAATGAAGTTTCAGAGGAAAGAATTCATAAAATTAGTCAGCTTAATGCTATTGCGCAACAAAGAAATCAGTCTTTGGCTCAAATGGCTTTGTCTTGGTTGTTAAAAGACAATAGAATTACTTCGGTTTTGATTGGAGCGAGTTCCGTTGGTCAATTAAACAATAATATTGATAGTTTAAAGAATTTAGATTTCTCGAAAGAGGAATTAATAGCAATTGAAAAAGTGTTAGAATAA
- a CDS encoding acyl-CoA carboxylase subunit beta — protein MESKIKILNDKIAQAHLSGGKKRIEKQHANKKLTARERINYLMDEGSFEEIGMLVTHRTSDFGMEKELYYGDGVITGYGTINGRLVYVFAQDFTVFGGSLSETHAEKICKIMDMAVKMGAPMIGLNDSGGARIQEGVRSLGGYADIFFRNVQASGVIPQISAIMGPCAGGAVYSPAMTDFTMMVEDTSYMFVTGPNVVKTVTNETVTSEELGGASTHSTKSGVAHCTSANDVVCLEDLKKLLSYLPQNNKETPHNLPYELGDELREQLDTIIPDNPNKPYDMHGVIGGIIDEDSFFEIHKNYAENILVGFARLGGRSIGIVANQPMFLAGVLDVNSSIKAARFTRFCDCFNIPLLVLVDVPGFLPGTDQEWNGIIVHGAKLLYALSEATVPRVTVITRKAYGGAYDVMNSKHIGADMNFAWPTAEIAVMGAKGASEIIFKKEISEADDHEAKLLEKEAEYADLFANPYTAAQRGFVDEVILPKDTRRKLIKAFSMLENKESVVPNRKHGNIPL, from the coding sequence ATGGAATCTAAAATAAAAATATTAAACGATAAAATTGCTCAAGCTCATTTGAGCGGAGGTAAGAAGCGTATTGAAAAACAACACGCAAATAAAAAACTTACTGCAAGAGAGCGTATCAATTACTTGATGGATGAAGGCTCTTTTGAAGAAATTGGAATGTTAGTAACGCATCGGACCTCTGATTTTGGAATGGAAAAGGAACTGTATTATGGAGATGGAGTTATTACTGGCTATGGAACAATAAACGGAAGATTAGTTTATGTTTTTGCCCAGGATTTTACTGTTTTTGGAGGTTCTTTATCTGAAACACATGCTGAAAAAATTTGCAAAATCATGGATATGGCGGTCAAAATGGGAGCGCCTATGATTGGACTTAATGATTCAGGAGGAGCCCGTATACAAGAAGGAGTTCGTTCTCTAGGGGGTTATGCAGACATCTTTTTCAGAAATGTCCAAGCATCAGGAGTTATTCCTCAAATCTCTGCCATTATGGGGCCATGCGCAGGAGGAGCTGTTTATTCACCGGCTATGACTGATTTCACGATGATGGTAGAAGATACCAGTTATATGTTTGTAACAGGTCCAAATGTTGTGAAAACTGTAACAAATGAAACGGTAACTTCCGAAGAATTAGGCGGGGCAAGCACACATTCAACTAAATCGGGAGTAGCACATTGTACTTCTGCAAATGATGTAGTTTGTTTAGAAGACCTTAAAAAGTTATTGAGTTATTTGCCACAAAATAATAAAGAAACACCGCATAATTTACCGTATGAGTTAGGGGATGAGCTTCGGGAACAATTAGATACAATAATTCCAGATAATCCAAATAAACCTTATGATATGCATGGTGTTATCGGAGGTATAATTGACGAAGATTCCTTTTTTGAAATTCATAAAAATTATGCCGAAAATATTCTAGTAGGTTTTGCCAGATTAGGAGGGCGAAGTATCGGAATTGTGGCTAACCAACCGATGTTTCTGGCGGGTGTATTAGATGTAAATAGTTCTATAAAAGCCGCACGATTCACTCGTTTTTGTGATTGTTTTAATATTCCTTTATTGGTTTTAGTTGATGTGCCAGGTTTCTTGCCAGGAACAGATCAAGAGTGGAATGGAATTATTGTTCATGGAGCTAAATTATTATACGCATTAAGTGAAGCTACGGTGCCAAGAGTTACCGTTATTACACGGAAAGCCTATGGTGGAGCCTATGATGTAATGAATTCAAAACACATTGGTGCTGATATGAATTTTGCTTGGCCAACGGCAGAAATTGCGGTTATGGGTGCAAAAGGAGCTTCTGAAATTATCTTTAAAAAAGAGATTAGTGAAGCTGATGATCACGAAGCCAAACTTTTAGAAAAAGAAGCGGAATATGCGGATTTATTTGCTAATCCATATACTGCTGCACAACGTGGTTTTGTGGATGAGGTTATTTTGCCTAAAGATACTCGCAGAAAATTAATAAAAGCATTTAGTATGCTTGAAAATAAGGAAAGTGTAGTGCCTAATAGAAAACACGGAAACATTCCTTTGTAA